From Acipenser ruthenus chromosome 23, fAciRut3.2 maternal haplotype, whole genome shotgun sequence, the proteins below share one genomic window:
- the LOC117414166 gene encoding protein eva-1 homolog B-like, whose product MDVKKKEMDLLSNSIAAYAHIKENPESIGLYFVIGVCFGLILTLCLLVIRISCKPRTKPRAEPVPAKKALRDFSEEEEDDESEEDETDAPNPTTEITMGNHSQSDGTLSMNVFTSAEELERAQRLEERERIIREIWRNGQPDILGTGTGTVGRVQYY is encoded by the exons ATGGACGTCAAGAAGAAAGAGATGGATCTGCTCAGCAACAGCATTGCTGCTTACGCTCACATTAAAG AGAATCCAGAAAGCATTGGACTCTATTTTGTCATCGGGGTGTGCTTCGGCTTGATTTTAACCCTTTGCCTGCTTGTGATCCGGATCTCCTGTAAGCCACGGACCAAGCCACGGGCCGAGCCAGTCCCGGCGAAGAAAGCTCTGAGGGACTTCAGCGAGGAAGAGGAGGACGACGAGAGCGAGGAAGACGAGACTGACGCTCCCAACCCCACCACTGAGATCACCATGGGCAACCACAGCCAGTCGGACGGGACGCTGAGCATGAATGTGTTCACGTCGGCCGAGGAGCTCGAGAGAGCCCAGCGGCTGGAGGAGAGGGAGCGCATCATCAGGGAGATCTGGAGGAATGGGCAGCCCGATATCCTGGGCACTGGCACGGGCACCGTGGGCAGGGTGCAGTACTATTAA